From the genome of Ornithobacterium rhinotracheale, one region includes:
- a CDS encoding IS982 family transposase, which produces MSNLEASYNFILNKLIEISGTENFYFKPVKPKLSDIELISLIILAEFKSIDSEYQLFREIKGWAIESKIERSVYNRRKRKLFPFLEEIRCKMVKKFNDFENYFLVDSMPLEVCKLSRSSRSKICKENSFSMPNKGFCASQNLHFYGYKLHAICSIAGVFQSFDLSPASVHDIHYLKDIKLQISDCVLLGDRGYLSQTVQLDLFNEVKIQLETPKRKNQKDYKPQFYPFRKYRKRIETLFSQLCDQFMIRRNYAKSFEGFKTRILAKITSLTTIQYLNKFVFHSNINNLKINLIR; this is translated from the coding sequence ATGAGCAACCTAGAGGCAAGTTACAATTTTATTTTGAATAAACTAATAGAAATTTCAGGAACTGAAAATTTCTATTTTAAACCAGTGAAACCAAAATTATCTGATATAGAGCTGATAAGCTTAATTATTTTAGCAGAATTTAAATCTATCGACTCTGAGTACCAGCTTTTTAGAGAGATAAAAGGTTGGGCTATTGAATCTAAAATTGAAAGGAGTGTTTACAACAGAAGAAAACGAAAACTCTTCCCTTTTCTTGAAGAAATTAGGTGCAAAATGGTGAAAAAGTTCAATGATTTTGAAAACTATTTCTTGGTGGACAGCATGCCTTTAGAAGTGTGTAAATTATCCCGCTCTTCCAGAAGCAAAATCTGTAAAGAAAATAGCTTTTCAATGCCAAATAAAGGTTTTTGTGCTTCTCAAAATCTACACTTTTATGGTTACAAGCTACATGCGATCTGTTCTATTGCTGGTGTGTTCCAAAGTTTTGACTTATCTCCCGCCTCCGTTCACGACATTCATTATTTGAAAGACATAAAACTTCAAATTTCTGATTGCGTGTTACTTGGAGACAGGGGCTATCTTTCTCAAACGGTTCAGCTTGACTTGTTCAATGAGGTGAAAATCCAGTTAGAAACCCCTAAAAGAAAAAATCAAAAAGATTACAAACCTCAGTTCTATCCATTCAGAAAGTATAGAAAACGTATAGAAACTTTATTCTCGCAGTTGTGTGACCAATTTATGATACGGCGTAATTATGCCAAATCTTTTGAAGGATTCAAAACAAGAATATTGGCAAAAATTACCTCCTTGACTACTATTCAATATCTCAATAAATTTGTCTTTCATAGTAACATTAACAATTTAAAAATTAACCTCATTCGATAA